One segment of Panicum virgatum strain AP13 chromosome 3K, P.virgatum_v5, whole genome shotgun sequence DNA contains the following:
- the LOC120697200 gene encoding uncharacterized protein At5g02240-like, which yields MATAACVRVPSPFMGAPLRPPCHVISARRGPRRAGLAVSAAAAAGGGSPPTVLVTGAGGRTGQVVYKKLKERAGQFVGRGLVRTQESKGKIGGGGDVFIGDIRDPESIASAIEGVDALIILTSAVPKMKPGFDPSKGGRPEFYFEEWSSPEQVDWIGQKNQIDAAKSIGVNHIVLVGSMGGTDINHPLNKLGNGNILVWKRKAEQYLADSGLPYTIIRAGGLQDKDGGLRELIVGKDDEILKTETRTIARADVAEVCLQALLFEEAKFKAFDLVSKPEGEGTPTTDFRALFAQVNSLF from the exons atggccacggcggcgtgcgTGCGGGTACCTTCTCCGTTCATGGGCGCACCTCTTCGGCCCCCTTGCCACGTTATCTCTGCGAGGCGGGGGCCCAGGAGGGCCGGCCTGGCAgtctcggcggcggccgcggccggcggtgggtcGCCGCCCACCGTGCTCGTCACCGGCGCCGGGGGCCGAACAG GCCAGGTTGTGTACAAGAAGCTGAAGGAGAGGGCGGGCCAGTTTGTGGGGCGAGGGCTGGTCAGGACCCAAGAGAGCAAAGGCAAAATCGGAGGTGGTGGCGACGTGTTCATCGGCGACATAAGAGATCCCGAGAGCATCGCTTCTGCGATCGAGGGCGTCGACGCGCTCATCATCCTCACCAGCGCGGTGCCCAAGATGAAGCCGGGGTTTGATCCTAGCAAAGGAGGGCGCCCCGAGTTTTACTTCGAAGAATGGAGTTCTCCTGAGCAG GTGGATTGGATTGGCCAAAAAAATCAAATAGATGCTG CCAAGAGCATTGGTGTAAATCACATAGTTTTGGTTGGATCGATGGGCGGAACAGACATCAATCACCCATTAAACAAGTTAGGAAATGGGAATATACTG GTGTGGAAGCGCAAGGCAGAACAGTACCTGGCAGACTCTGGTCTTCCATATACAATTATAAG GGCTGGAGGTTTACAAGACAAAGATGGTGGCTTGCGAGAGTTGATTGTTGGGAAGGATGATGAGATCCTGAAAACAGAAACAAGAACTATTGCCAGGGCAGATGTTGCAGAAGTTTGCCTACAG GCCTTGCTATTTGAAGAGGCAAAGTTTAAGGCATTTGATCTGGTATCAAAACCTGAAGGCGAAGGGACGCCAACTACGGACTTTAGGGCCCTTTTTGCACAAGTTAATAGTCTTTTCTAA
- the LOC120697197 gene encoding scarecrow-like protein 9, which translates to MESPEYCEINSNMTLDYINRLLMENTDEKASIYQQHDALQATEKPFYDILGQAYPSSPKETMIRTNSHIDCLQDSSNSYTEWAGSGSFASDILGPQGMQLVANDWASERDRLSSQFQRGAEEANKLVPSIEKLLVDLDSNVLSGYNQMIGAATGQKIKHASKIQNHPHADLELLEARNGKHLAISASETIRDETFDSVLLCDWEVHSDAAYLREMKVKEASNSQQNVQSKEYGQGQVKSRGKKKEQWIDLRAFLIQCAQAIAVNNLPFAGELLKKIRQHASPYGDSSQRLAHYFANGLEARLAGTGFKMYQKLMEKRTRAIDMLKAYRLFVAACPFARVAYYFSNQTIADVLNRQPKVHIIDFGITIGFQWPSLIKRFAKREGGPPKLRITGIGVPHPGFRPSAMIDATGKRLAEYAEMFHVPFQYQGIASRWENICTEDLNIDKDEVLIVNCMYQTKYLGDETEDIDSARDRVLRIMKKINPEVFILGIINGSYNSPFFLPRFREVLFHYSSLFDMYNTIVAQNDEARILIERDLLGTDVLNVVACEGAERIERPETYKQWQARSLKAGFKQLPVNQAILKRSIDEKKKNYHDDFVINEDNGWLLQGWKGRIMYAVSSWKPKEQYSNK; encoded by the coding sequence ATGGAAAGTCCTGAGTACTGTGAGATAAACTCAAATATGACACTTGACTACATAAACCGACTATTAATGGAGAACACTGATGAGAAGGCCAGCATATACCAACAACATGATGCACTTCAGGCCACGGAGAAGCCCTTTTATGACATTCTTGGACAGGCATATCCATCATCACCTAAGGAGACAATGATCCGTACAAATAGTCATATAGATTGTCTCCAAGATAGTAGCAACAGTTATACTGAATGGGCAGGCAGTGGTAGCTTTGCCAGTGACATTCTTGGGCCACAGGGTATGCAACTTGTAGCCAATGATTGGGCTTCTGAACGTGATCGTTTGTCTTCACAATTTCAGAGAGGTGCTGAGGAAGCGAATAAGCTTGTTCCCAGTATTGAGAAGTTGCTGGTTGATCTGGATAGTAATGTCCTTTCTGGTTACAATCAAATGATTGGGGCAGCAACTGGACAAAAAATCAAGCATGCAAGCAAAATACAGAATCATCCTCACGCAGACTTGGAGTTGTTGGAAGCGAGGAACGGTAAGCATTTGGCCATCTCAGCTAGTGAAACAATTCGGGATGAAACATTTGATAGTGTTCTGCTCTGTGATTGGGAGGTTCATAGTGATGCTGCCTACCTTAGAGAAATGAAGGTGAAAGAAGCAAGCAACAGTCAGCAGAATGTTCAAAGCAAAGAATATGGCCAAGGGCAAGTGAAGTCGCGAGGTAAGAAGAAAGAACAGTGGATTGACCTCAGGGCTTTTCTCATCCAGTGTGCACAAGCAATAGCTGTTAACAACCTTCCATTTGCTGGTGAGCTACTGAAGAAGATAAGGCAACATGCTTCACCGTATGGAGATAGTTCTCAGAGGCTGGCGCATTACTTTGCGAATGGTCTTGAGGCTCGGCTGGCTGGGACAGGGTTCAAAATGTATCAGAAACTGATGGAGAAACGAACAAGGGCCATAGACATGTTAAAGGCCTACCGCCTTTTCGTTGCAGCATGCCCTTTTGCCAGGGTAGCATACTACTTCTCCAACCAAACAATTGCTGATGTATTGAACAGACAACCAAAGGTGCATATCATTGATTTTGGCATCACAATTGGCTTTCAGTGGCCATCACTAATCAAGCGCTTCGCAAAGCGAGAGGGTGGCCCCCCAAAGCTTCGTATCACGGGCATAGGCGTACCCCATCCAGGTTTTCGCCCCAGTGCAATGATTGACGCAACAGGAAAACGGTTGGCTGAGTATGCAGAAATGTTCCATGTACCTTTTCAGTATCAAGGTATAGCCTCGAGATGGGAAAATATCTGCACTGAGGATCTAAACATTGATAAGGATGAGGTGCTCATAGTCAACTGTATGTACCAAACAAAATATCTTGGTGATGAGACAGAAGACATAGATAGTGCAAGGGATAGAGTACTGCGTATCATGAAAAAGATTAATCCAGAGGTTTTCATTCTTGGCATCATAAATGGATCCTACAACTCCCCCTTCTTTCTTCCACGATTCAGAGAGGTGTTGTTCCATTACTCTTCACTGTTTGACATGTACAACACAATTGTAGCTCAGAATGATGAGGCGAGGATATTAATAGAGAGGGATCTCCTTGGGACGGATGTTCTTAATGTTGTAGCATGCGAAGGTGCAGAAAGGATTGAGAGGCCAGAGACTTACAAACAGTGGCAAGCGAGAAGTCTCAAGGCTGGGTTCAAGCAACTTCCTGTTAATCAAGCAATCCTGAAGAGATCGatagatgaaaagaagaagaactaTCATGATGATTTTGTCATCAACGAAGATAATGGTTGGCTTCTACAGGGATGGAAAGGGAGGATAATGTATGCAGTGTCCTCATGGAAACCAAAAGAACAGTATAGTAATAAGTAA
- the LOC120697198 gene encoding scarecrow-like protein 9 has translation MKVKEAHDSSQNAQGKEYGQRQVKSRAKKQQVEAIDLRALLIQCAEAIASNKQPFDRELLTKIRNHSSPYGDGSQRLANYFVDALEARIAGTGSQIYQKLMAKRTNTSDMLKAYRLFIAACPFTNVAYYYSNQTIVDELVGQPTVHIIDFGITFGFQWPSLIQRFANREGGPPNLRITSIDVPEPGFRPCKKIEETGKRLAEYAEIFNVPFQYQGVASRWENICIKDLNIDKDEVLIINCLHKMKNLSDETEDIDSARDRVLRTIKRMNPDILIIGVANGLYNSPFFLPRFREVLFYYSSLFDMINSTVARSHEARILIERDLFGADVFNVVACEGAERIVKPESYKQWQVRILNAGFKQLPVNQTILKGLIERKKELYHEDFVVDEDGGWLLQGWKGRIMHALSSWKPKESYNNQ, from the coding sequence ATGAAGGTAAAAGAAGCACATGACAGTTCACAGAATGCTCAAGGCAAAGAATATGGCCAACGGCAAGTGAAGTCACGAGCTAAGAAGCAACaagtggaggcgattgatctcAGAGCTCTTCTCATCCAATGTGCAGAAGCGATAGCATCTAACAAGCAACCATTCGACAGAGAGCTACTGACGAAGATAAGGAATCACTCTTCACCATATGGAGATGGTTCTCAGAGGCTGGCAAATTATTTTGTGGATGCTCTTGAGGCACGCATAGCTGGAACCGGAAGTCAAATATATCAGAAGTTGATGGCAAAACGAACAAACACCTCAGATATGCTCAAGGCCTACCGCCTTTTCATTGCAGCATGCCCTTTCACTAATGTAGCATACTACTACTCCAATCAAACCATTGTTGATGAATTGGTGGGGCAACCAACGGTGCATATCATCGACTTTGGCATCACATTCGGCTTTCAGTGGCCATCACTAATCCAGCGCTTTGCAAATCGAGAAGGTGGCCCCCCAAACCTTCGTATCACAAGTATAGATGTACCTGAGCCAGGTTTTCGCCCTTGTAAAAAGATTGAGGAGACAGGAAAGCGGTTGGCTGAGTACGCAGAAATATTCAATGTACCCTTTCAGTATCAAGGTGTTGCCTCACGATGGGAAAACATCTGCATCAAGGACCTCAACATTGACAAGGATGAGGTGCTCATAATCAACTGCTTGCACAAAATGAAAAATCTCAGTGATGAGACAGAAGACATAGATAGCGCAAGGGATAGGGTACTGCGTACCATAAAAAGGATGAACCCAGATATTCTTATAATTGGTGTCGCGAATGGGCTGTACAATTCCCCATTCTTTCTACCAAGATTCAGAGAGGTTTTGTTTTATTACTCTTCACTGTTTGACATGATAAATTCAACTGTTGCACGGAGTCATGAGGCAAGGATACTGATAGAGAGGGATCTCTTTGGAGCAGATGTGTTCAACGTTGTAGCATGTGAAGGTGCAGAGAGGATCGTGAAGCCGGAGAGTTACAAACAGTGGCAAGTGAGAATCCTCAATGCTGGGTTCAAGCAACTTCCTGTTAATCAAACCATTCTGAAGGGTTTAATAGAGAGAAAGAAGGAGCTTTATCATGAAGACTTTGTCGTCGATGAAGATGGTGGCTGGTTGTTGCAGGGATGGAAAGGAAGGATAATGCATGCACTGTCTTCATGGAAACCTAAAGAATCATATAATAACCAGTAG
- the LOC120697196 gene encoding uncharacterized protein LOC120697196: protein MAAVVNAPAAGCCTVAARSSAWQQQQLPPLMRARRSSRAPGRLVAVAAVGDVAAEGNTYLIAGAVAVALVGTAFPILFSRKDTCPECDGAGFIRKAGSTLRANAARKDQAQIVCPNCNGLGKLGQIDKQ from the exons ATGGCTGCCGTCGTGAACGCGCCAGCGGCTGGTTGTTGCACGGTGGCGGCCCGCTCCTCCgcttggcagcagcagcagctgccgccGTTGATGAGGGCGAGGAGGTCAAGCAGGGCGCCCGGGCGGCTGGTGGCGGTGGCCGCGGTGGGCGACGTGGCGGCGGAGGGCAACACGTACCTCATCGCCGGCGCGGTCGCCGTCGCGCTCGTGGGCACGGCCTTCCCCATCCTCTTCTCGCGCAAGGACAC GTGCCCGGAATGCGACGGCGCCGGCTTCATCCGCAAGGCGGGCTCGACGCTCCGGGCCAACGCGGCGAGGAAGGACCAGGCCCAGATCGTCTGCCCCAACTGCAACGGCCTCGGCAAGCTCGGGCAGATCGACAAGCAGTAG
- the LOC120700543 gene encoding scarecrow-like protein 9, with protein sequence MAKQASKDSPKGQSKGHAQQRLRGKRQINKEVVDLRTLLIHCAQAVAADDRQLATELIKKIRQHSSPDGDCTQRLAFYLVDGLEARLAGIGSQLYRKLLAKRVTDEEVFKIYNLCLSAFPLLRSSYAFANKTIIEASRGQTKVHIIDFGICFGFQWPSLIQQFAEQGVPPMLRVTGIDVTRPGFGTLEIAEQAGKRLADYANMFKVPFQYQGISSRFENVQIEDLNIEEDEIVIINCLYRMKSLGDETVAMNSARDRVLKLMRRINPKVFILVVVNGSYSSPFFITRFKELLFHYSSVFDMFDANVPRDNEARKLLEGRVLAREAINIIGCEGAERTERPETYKQWQARSLKAGFEQLPVDPAIFNSILEMKKAIYHEDFVADEDSGWLLQGWKGRVMHAISKWKPNESCSEQ encoded by the coding sequence ATGGCAAAGCAAGCAAGTAAGGATTCACCGAAAGGTCAAAGCAAAGGACATGCTCAACAGAGGCTGCGTGGCAAGAGGCAGATCAACAAAGAAGTGGTCGACCTCAGGACTCTCCTCATCCACTGTGCCCAAGCTGTAGCCGCTGACGACCGTCAGTTGGCCACTGAGCTCATCAAGAAGATAAGACAGCACTCCTCGCCAGATGGAGACTGTACTCAGAGGCTGGCCTTTTACTTAGTGGATGGCCTTGAGGCACGCCTAGCAGGGATCGGGAGTCAGCTGTACCGCAAATTACTGGCAAAGCGAGTAACTGATGAAGAGGTGTTTAAGATCTATAATCTTTGTCTTTCGGCTTTCCCTTTGctcaggtcatcatacgcctttgCCAACAAAACTATTATTGAAGCCTCCAGGGGGCAAACCAAGGTGCACATCATCGATTTTGGCATATGCTTTGGCTTTCAATGGCCATCGCTGATCCAGCAGTTTGCTGAGCAAGGAGTACCTCCAATGCTTCGGGTTACAGGCATAGATGTGACTCGACCAGGTTTCGGCACCTTGGAGATCGCTGAGCAGGCAGGGAAGCGGTTGGCTGATTATGCAAACATGTTCAAGGTTCCTTTCCAATATCAGGGCATTTCCTCACGATTTGAAAACGTTCAGATTGAAGATCTCAATATTGAGGAGGATGAAATTGTCATAATCAACTGTTTGTACCGGATGAAATCTCTTGGCGATGAGACAGTAGCCATGAATAGCGCAAGGGATAGGGTGCTGAAACTCATGAGAAGGATAAACCCAAAGGTCTTTATTCTCGTCGTCGTGAATGGGTCATACAGTTCTCCCTTCTTTATAACACGTTTCAAAGAGCTTCTGTTCCATTACTCCTCAGTGTTCGACATGTTTGATGCAAATGTTCCACGGGATAATGAAGCAAGAAAGCTGTTAGAGGGGAGAGTGCTTGCGCGGGAGGCGATAAACATCATAGGATGTGAGGGTGCAGAAAGGACTGAGAGGCCAGAAACTTACAAGCAGTGGCAAGCAAGGTCCCTCAAGGCTGGGTTCGAGCAGCTCCCTGTCGATCCAGCTATTTTCAATTCAATACTAGAAATGAAGAAAGCGATTTATCATGAGGACTTCGTTGCTGATGAAGACAGTGGCTGGCTGCTACAAGGATGGAAAGGCAGAGTGATGCATGCAATATCCAAATGGAAGCCCAATGAATCTTGTTCTGAGCAGTAA